The sequence TACCACAATTGATAAGCATCAAAATAAAGGATACAAATCTACAAGGGGTGAAAAATTCAGTACCAAGGAACAGGAAACACCCCACATTTGAAGCAGTACAAACCAACAGTTTAAGGCTGCGTCGACTGTCTAGCATTCTGATTGGCCAAAATTGTCACAGGCAGTAAACAGCAAGGTAGCATACAGCCCTTCAACTCAGTAACAGATCATAAACAACTTTTATGCACCTTCAATTGTTATCTATACAAAGTCGTTTTCTATGATGAAAGATCAATGCCAGAAGCATTGATTAGTATTAGATTGATCATCATTTCATCATATATATCTCTGTAGTAAGAAAAGCCAAACATAGGCCAGAATCTAAATGAAAGATGAACTGAGATAAAGGGACAAACAAACAGTCTGTTCATTTGGGGTATTCTAGCAAGAAAAAAGCAGGTTCCACTATTGACTCATCGCTTAGTTCTCTAGGAATTGGATAGTAATGCCAAAGGGTAAATAGCTAGAGCACCAAAAAAGAATTACAATTCGTTCATGCCCCATCGACCCTTAAGTTACAGAGCAGGACAAGATTTACCATTAGAGAGAAATGAACTTGATATGAAAATAGTACTAATTGCTATATAGAGCAAGCAATTAAATGACAGTTCCTATGTTTGGTTCTGTTTAATTAGTTTCCACACTTGGTGAAACATGAAAATTTATTAGGCAGCCTAATGCAACTACAGGGTCCCCAAAGACAAACAAACTCGTAGAGAAATcacaagaaaagaaaactaaTATTAACCTATTGTTTTAGTTAATGAGAACTCTCTCTTCACAAATCATTAATCATTAACAGACGAGGAGCATCAAACTTCGAAACAGTTAACATTTCATATGCAAAATGTACTAATTGCTACTGCTATTGCTAGAGCGTAACTAAAGAATCACTACATTAGTATACTTAACTTTCACCGTACACACATGCTTAAAACAGCCGTGGTATCATCATCTCTTCTCACAAATTAAGAGCACGAATCCGGAAAGCCTACAACTCAAAAAGATCAGCACGAGCATAAAAATGAACTTCACTTCACTATTATCAGTAACCTTTCCAAGAAGCGCTTACTTGATCAACTGAGGGCACAATGAATGATACAAACAAAATTCCAACCATTTCGAATAACAATACTCACAAACAAGAAAACACTAAACAAATACATTCAACGAGCATAAAACCCAACTCCAAGGAATCAAGAAGCGCTTATTTGATCAACAGAGGGCACAATGAATGAATCAAACAAAATCCCAACACTTTAATCAAGCAAAATTGGGTCAATTTGGACCTCCTAAACAAAACCACAATGCAGTTAACTTCACAACAAGAAAACCCTAAATCAAAAGTTTCAAACAGCAATCCTCGAAAACTTATCATAACATCTCCTCGCCAACCTCACACAATCCAGCCAATGCAAAACCTGCGCATTGGGATCCGTCTCCAACGCAACATCGGCGACCGTAATCTGCAGGGCCCCTCTGAACCCGGTGATCCTGCCGCGAACCCTGGCAACCACACCGAGCTGAATATCGGAAGCGAACTTGAGAGCCGTTTGGGCAATTGATCGAACAGCTGATGGGCTCCTCCGCGAGAAGTAAGGCGAGGTGAGTTGGTTGAGCCAGAGCACACAGGGGATGCAGCCGGTGCCATCGTCGATGGAGAAACGGAGGAATTTGCCGGGCTTGAGATCCCGAGTCACGACCACTCCGATCGTCTCGGCGCGCGATAGGCGCAGCCCTTTGCGGAGGAAGGTCGATGAGTCTGCTCGGTTGGGCGTGAGAGACACAAAATCGAAAGCTAAAAGCTTGACGTGAGTGTTGTACAAATCCATGGCTGCACACCCAAACATTTACGCGGGAATTTAAATCACTCAAA comes from Salvia miltiorrhiza cultivar Shanhuang (shh) chromosome 3, IMPLAD_Smil_shh, whole genome shotgun sequence and encodes:
- the LOC131016338 gene encoding CST complex subunit STN1, with the protein product MFGCAAMDLYNTHVKLLAFDFVSLTPNRADSSTFLRKGLRLSRAETIGVVVTRDLKPGKFLRFSIDDGTGCIPCVLWLNQLTSPYFSRRSPSAVRSIAQTALKFASDIQLGVVARVRGRITGFRGALQITVADVALETDPNAQVLHWLDCVRLARRCYDKFSRIAV